Proteins co-encoded in one Betaproteobacteria bacterium genomic window:
- a CDS encoding CBS domain-containing protein, whose translation MESNPPEKPSLLERLGALLMREPEDRDQLISLLHSAFERHILDADALSMVEGALQMSELQARDIMVPRAQMDVIDISETPDAFVPKVIETAHSRFPVIDGSKDKIIGILLAKDLLRYYAGEEFNVREMLRPAIFIPESKRLNVLLKEFRSTRNHIAIVVDEYGGVSGLLTIEDVLEQIVGDIEDEYDFDETEDNIVSQAGGKFRVKAVTEIGDFNTAFGTEFSDEDFDTIGGLVVNEFERVPKRGEEITLAGLRFRVLRADSRRVHSLLVDRLPGGE comes from the coding sequence ATGGAAAGCAACCCTCCGGAAAAGCCTTCCCTATTGGAGCGACTCGGCGCGCTTCTGATGCGTGAACCCGAGGACCGCGATCAGCTCATTTCGCTGCTCCATTCAGCGTTCGAAAGACACATCCTTGATGCAGATGCCCTGTCCATGGTGGAGGGGGCGCTGCAGATGTCCGAACTCCAAGCACGCGACATCATGGTTCCGCGGGCACAGATGGACGTCATCGACATAAGCGAGACTCCAGACGCTTTCGTCCCAAAGGTGATAGAAACCGCGCACTCGCGCTTCCCGGTGATAGACGGATCGAAAGACAAGATCATCGGCATTCTTCTGGCCAAGGACCTGCTCCGTTACTACGCTGGCGAAGAGTTCAATGTGCGTGAGATGTTGCGTCCCGCAATCTTCATTCCGGAGTCCAAGCGGCTCAACGTGCTGTTGAAGGAATTCCGATCGACACGCAACCACATCGCGATAGTCGTGGACGAGTATGGCGGCGTCTCCGGATTGCTCACCATAGAGGATGTACTGGAGCAGATCGTCGGAGATATCGAAGACGAATACGATTTCGACGAGACTGAAGACAACATCGTCTCTCAGGCCGGAGGCAAGTTCCGCGTCAAGGCGGTCACCGAAATAGGTGATTTCAACACCGCGTTCGGGACCGAGTTCAGCGACGAGGACTTCGACACTATCGGCGGCCTTGTCGTGAACGAATTCGAACGCGTGCCGAAGCGGGGCGAAGAGATCACCTTGGCAGGGTTGCGCTTCAGAGTGCTGCGCGCCGACAGCCGCCGTGTCCATTCGCTGCTGGTGGATCGGCTGCCCGGCGGGGAATGA
- the lnt gene encoding apolipoprotein N-acyltransferase, which produces MAFLAQLLERAPRRSDAFWLGFSFGLGYFGAGICWIYIALHDYGGMPWILATGALLLFAGYLSVFPALGCWIGAHFGGAVWPLVFASGWTLSEWLRGWLFTGFPWLALGYSQIPHSPLAGFVPLLGVYGATFATTFVGASLPRILKGPGRVSSLVAVVLVAGTGPLVGAIPWTAVDGQPVRVALVQGNIHQDIKFRDDVLIRTLVEYAQAVEQTDAKLVVLPETALPLFVHEIPGEYVERLRRHVTSRGGDLVTGVFENDPQGSDRYFNSVISLGTSPRQTYRKHHLVPFGEFVPLKSVLGPVIHDWLHIPLSDQTRGASHQQPLLVAGLRVAVNICYEDVFGEEIIRQLPRANALANVTNDAWYGHSWAADQHLQISQARALETGRWMLRATNTGVTAAIDAKGFVLDALPQFQKGVLSLPVQGRSGVTPYVRLSNWPIILGSSFIVMVWLIHERHGRRRREREQSRSW; this is translated from the coding sequence ATTGCTTTCCTGGCGCAGCTCCTTGAACGGGCACCAAGGCGGTCCGATGCGTTCTGGCTTGGATTCAGTTTTGGCCTCGGGTATTTCGGTGCAGGCATATGTTGGATCTACATTGCGCTGCACGACTACGGCGGAATGCCATGGATCCTCGCTACCGGGGCTTTGCTTCTTTTTGCCGGGTACCTCTCCGTCTTCCCGGCTCTAGGCTGTTGGATCGGAGCACACTTCGGTGGCGCTGTCTGGCCTCTGGTCTTCGCGTCCGGCTGGACGTTGAGTGAGTGGTTGAGAGGATGGCTGTTCACTGGCTTCCCCTGGCTCGCCTTGGGGTACTCACAAATTCCCCATAGTCCGCTCGCAGGGTTCGTCCCCTTGCTGGGAGTCTATGGTGCTACGTTTGCCACGACGTTTGTTGGCGCATCTCTTCCGCGCATTCTGAAGGGGCCCGGAAGAGTCAGTTCTCTCGTGGCAGTGGTCTTAGTCGCTGGAACCGGCCCCTTGGTAGGCGCGATTCCCTGGACGGCGGTTGATGGCCAGCCTGTGCGAGTGGCCTTGGTCCAGGGAAACATTCACCAGGACATCAAGTTCCGCGATGATGTTCTGATACGAACCCTCGTGGAGTATGCGCAGGCCGTCGAACAGACTGATGCGAAACTCGTTGTATTACCCGAGACGGCGCTTCCTCTCTTCGTTCACGAGATTCCAGGTGAATACGTGGAGCGCCTGCGCAGGCATGTCACATCCCGTGGCGGAGATCTTGTTACCGGCGTTTTCGAGAACGATCCCCAAGGCAGCGACCGGTATTTCAATTCCGTGATCAGCCTGGGCACGTCTCCCCGACAGACGTACCGGAAGCATCACTTGGTGCCGTTCGGCGAGTTCGTCCCGCTTAAGTCGGTGTTGGGGCCTGTGATTCACGATTGGCTTCACATTCCCTTGTCGGATCAAACCCGAGGGGCATCGCACCAGCAGCCTCTCCTCGTTGCGGGACTGAGAGTCGCCGTCAACATCTGCTACGAAGACGTATTCGGTGAAGAGATCATTCGGCAACTACCGCGAGCGAATGCACTGGCAAACGTGACCAATGATGCGTGGTACGGACATTCGTGGGCGGCCGATCAGCATCTTCAGATCTCTCAAGCGCGCGCCCTGGAAACGGGTCGCTGGATGCTGCGCGCGACGAACACCGGTGTGACGGCGGCGATTGACGCCAAGGGATTCGTGCTGGACGCGCTCCCTCAGTTTCAGAAGGGTGTTCTTTCGCTCCCGGTCCAAGGGCGAAGCGGAGTCACACCGTATGTGCGCCTCTCGAACTGGCCGATCATTCTTGGTTCATCCTTTATTGTCATGGTCTGGCTGATCCATGAAAGGCACGGGAGACGGCGCCGAGAACGGGAGCAGAGTCGATCCTGGTGA
- a CDS encoding sulfurtransferase has translation MISNLVHSIAFAAVLLTVSAGAAAKQPGIVGTSEVEQALERGAIIWDVRAEEDYRRGHIPGAINIDDILAQFREPKSEDYLPVSQLERLLAENGIDPRREIILYGPKAAVSAYFGMITLQWLGGTNVSVYHGGLDDWKAAGKSLSTEAAKLETVSLSLNPRDDLLFSTAQVVQRVGRPDVQIVDARTSREFSGDDIRALRGGHIPGAINIPYETNWVDPETPRKLARKQVANKDGMNLKPIEQLKDLYAGLDPEKETIVYCQSGVRASNTAAVLQSLGFANVKVYDSSWLGYGNTLDAPAESVSYFNVARVNNLLNALQSRIEDLESQISELKTSHKK, from the coding sequence ATGATCTCGAATCTTGTACATTCTATTGCTTTCGCAGCGGTATTGCTGACAGTTTCTGCGGGTGCTGCCGCGAAGCAGCCCGGCATCGTCGGCACCTCAGAAGTGGAACAAGCTCTGGAAAGAGGCGCGATCATATGGGATGTCCGTGCCGAGGAAGACTACCGCCGTGGACACATACCTGGCGCAATCAACATCGATGACATCTTGGCCCAGTTCCGGGAGCCAAAGAGCGAAGACTATCTTCCGGTGAGTCAGCTGGAACGGTTGCTTGCCGAGAACGGAATTGACCCCCGCAGAGAAATCATTCTCTACGGCCCGAAAGCCGCTGTGTCTGCATATTTCGGCATGATCACCTTGCAGTGGCTCGGTGGCACGAATGTAAGTGTCTATCACGGAGGGCTCGACGACTGGAAGGCGGCAGGCAAGTCATTGTCCACTGAAGCCGCCAAGCTTGAAACAGTATCCCTCAGTCTCAATCCGCGCGACGATCTCCTTTTCTCTACCGCGCAAGTCGTTCAACGCGTAGGGCGTCCGGACGTGCAAATCGTGGATGCGAGAACATCTCGGGAGTTCAGTGGTGACGACATTCGGGCGCTTCGAGGAGGACATATTCCGGGGGCGATCAACATTCCCTACGAAACGAACTGGGTCGATCCAGAGACGCCGCGGAAGCTGGCTCGGAAACAGGTCGCGAACAAGGACGGCATGAATCTCAAGCCGATAGAGCAGCTGAAGGACCTGTACGCAGGACTGGATCCGGAGAAGGAGACGATCGTCTATTGTCAGAGCGGAGTTCGTGCATCAAATACCGCCGCCGTGTTGCAGTCTCTAGGATTCGCCAATGTGAAGGTTTACGATTCTTCCTGGTTGGGATACGGCAATACATTGGACGCCCCGGCCGAGAGCGTGTCCTACTTCAACGTCGCGCGGGTGAACAACCTGCTCAATGCGCTTCAGTCAAGAATCGAGGACTTGGAGTCGCAGATCTCCGAACTGAAGACCAGCCACAAGAAATGA
- a CDS encoding PEP-CTERM sorting domain-containing protein, with product MTVYSGGVGVTNQGKSSTAANQSNAVDGGEGSEPEHAIDNNGTNSNSTSASSSQRTSNANKAIYDMVLLVFDEAVKLTGVKIGWPTSLNGTTRDSDITLLAYNGTLQAGSSISSTLLGKTYSAIDTADSGGNGWTHVEHISDLASGVFNSTAGDFYSRYWLVGTFNPVINTTSVLNNKSFNGMCKDATTGVTEACDVGNDYLKLLAVQGDVYSPPPGPPGSVPEPGTISLLAAACLGVFGARRQMARRTTTG from the coding sequence GTGACGGTGTATTCAGGGGGGGTGGGCGTTACCAATCAAGGGAAGTCATCAACGGCAGCGAATCAATCGAACGCTGTCGATGGCGGAGAGGGATCAGAGCCCGAACATGCGATAGATAACAACGGCACCAACAGCAATTCCACCTCTGCGAGTTCTTCGCAAAGAACGTCGAATGCCAACAAGGCCATCTATGACATGGTTCTCTTGGTTTTCGATGAAGCGGTGAAACTGACGGGTGTCAAGATTGGCTGGCCTACCTCGTTGAACGGTACTACTCGTGATTCCGATATCACATTGCTGGCTTATAACGGGACGCTTCAAGCCGGAAGCAGCATATCTTCGACGCTCTTGGGAAAAACTTACTCCGCCATCGACACTGCGGATAGCGGTGGAAATGGTTGGACTCACGTTGAACACATTTCCGATCTGGCGAGTGGCGTATTCAATTCGACCGCAGGGGATTTCTATTCCCGGTATTGGCTGGTCGGCACTTTCAATCCCGTCATAAACACGACAAGCGTGCTGAACAACAAGAGCTTCAACGGCATGTGCAAGGACGCCACGACTGGCGTGACGGAAGCCTGCGATGTTGGAAACGACTATCTGAAGCTGCTCGCCGTGCAAGGTGACGTTTATTCCCCGCCCCCCGGTCCTCCTGGGTCGGTGCCGGAGCCAGGCACGATCTCACTGTTGGCGGCCGCATGCCTTGGCGTATTCGGGGCTCGCCGTCAAATGGCCCGCAGGACGACTACCGGGTAA